The genomic interval TGCCGCGATGAGCCACAACGAGTCCGCGGCCCGGGGACGCGGGTGAAGGATGGGAGGTACCCCTGGTCTGCGCAGGTAGAGATAGCTGCCAGGTAGGGCGGTTGCATCTGTCCGCTGCGCCTGCGTATCCTCGGAGATCCCCGGGGCGGCCGGAACGGCTCGCACGCCCGCGGATCGTGATCGGAGCCCCACCGTGCGTGACAGCCAAACATGCCCGAGCGTGCCGACCGCGCCGCGCCGCCTGCGGCCGGCCCGTCTGCTGCTTGCCTCTGCCTGGCTACTGCTGAGCCTGCTCGCCGCCGTGGCGAGCGCCCAGACGCCCAACCCGGAGTTCGGCTACCTCGAAGGGCGCATAGTCGAGCTGCAGTACACCGACCCGGCCGCGCCGACCGCAGGCGGGGCCGCCGTGGTGAGGCTCGGCAGCGGCGAACGCGTGAACGCGGAGGTGCCGGCTTCGGTCGAGGTCGCGGGTTCGGCCATCACCCCTTACCGCGTGGGCGACCAGGTCGAGCTCTACTACTCGCAGGGACCGGGCGGGCAGCGGACCGTCGTGGTGGTCGACTGGATAAGGCGGCCGGCCCTCTTCGTGCTGGTCGCGCTGTTCCTCTTCACGAGCGTGGCCGTGGCGCGCTTCAAGGGCCTACGCGCGTTCGTGGCCACCAGTGCGAGCCTGGCCATCGTGATCGCGTTCATCGTGCCCCGCATCCTCGACGGTTGGAGCCCCATACTCGTCAGCCTCGTGGGGGCCGGCAGCATCCTCCTCCTCTCCATCTACTTCGTGCACGGCCTCAACTGGTCCACGACCGCCGCGATCGCCGGCACCTTCGGCGCCGTGGTGGTGACGATGGTCCTCGGCGTCGCCTTCATGCACTTCGCTCGGCTGACCGGCTTCGGCACCGAGGAGGCCATGATGATCTCCTTCGGCGCCAGCCAAGTGAGCATGCGCGGCCTGCTGCTGGCCGGCCTGCTCGTCGGAGCGCTCGGCGCGCTGACCGACACGACGATCGTGCAGGCGAGCGTGGTGCGCGAGCTGGCGCACGTCGACCCCGAACTGCCGTGGCTCAGCCTCTACAGCTCGGGCATGCGCGTTGGCTACGACCACATCGGCTCCCTGGTGAACACCCTCGTGCTCGCCTACGCCGGCTCCGCCCTACCCCTCCTGGTGCTGCTCACGATGGGCGACTTCACGCTGGCCCGCGCCGTCAACATCGAGCTGGTGGCCACCGAGGTCGTTCACACCCTCGTCGGCTCCATCGGGCTCGTCCTGTCCGTCCCGATCACCACGGCGATCGCGGCCCTGATGTTCGCGGGCGGCAAGATGGCGCTGCGCCCAGGCGAGCTTCATGCGGGCCACAAGCATTGACTAGGACTTCGGCCCACACGTAAACTTGCGGTTGCGCCCTGAAGGAGCGCCCGCAGGTAGGCCATGCGCCGCCGCGGTCATAGCGGGGTGTAGCGCAGCCTGGTAGCGCACTTGACTGGGGGTCAAGTGGTCGTCGGTTCAAATCCGGCCACCCCGACCAGCAAGATCCCGTCCGTAACGGACGGGATCTTGAGCTTTCGCCACCCCGAGCCCTGTATCATCCTCCCGTGACCGACCCGAGCACGGAACCGCTCGACGTCCTCGACGCCGCCGGTGTGGTCACCGGCCGCGTGAAGCCGCGCGCGCAGGTGCACGTCGACGGCGACTGGCACCGCGCCATCCACATCTGGGTGGTGCGGCCCGGCGGCCTAGTGCTGGTGCAGCGCCGGTCCTGGACCAAGGACCTGGAAGGTGGCAAGCTCGACGTCAGCGTGGGCGGGCACGTGCGCGCCGGCGAGCCGTTCGTCGACTCGTTGAGGGAGGCGAAGGAGGAGCTCGGCCTGACGCTGCGGCCCGGCCAGGTGGAGTACCTCGGCACGGTCGTAAGCGTGCGCGAGTACCCGGGCCTGCCGGTCCCGCTGACCGACCGCGAGCATCAGGACGTCTATGTCACCCGCGACGAGCGCCCGCTGGACGAGTACCGCCTGCAGCTCGAGGAGGTCGAAGCGGTCTACGAGGTGCCCGTGGCGCGCGCCGTGACCCTCTTCCGCCACGGCGAGCACGTCGCGGCCGCCGGCTACGACTCCATGCGCAGGCCAAGTAACGCCCTCCTGTACGAGGCCGACCTGCCCAGCCAGGGCCGTGAGCTCCTGGCCGAGTCGCTCGAGCGCGTGGCGGCGTACCTGAACGGCGAAGGGGCGTCGGACATAGCCCAACGCCCCTTCGGGGCCGAACCTTAGGTGACCGGGCGCCCCGCGCCCGCCACGCCCCACCGACCCTTACGCGCCCGGTGCGCCGCGCCCCTCGGCGCCTACCCTTCGGCCCGAGGCGCCCCTCAGTTCTCGATCACGGTCGGCACGATGAGCGGGTTGCGCCCCGTCGCCTTCCGGATGTAACGCCTCACGGGGTAGAAGATGTCGTCGCGGATGTCGCCGAGGCGGCGCTTCTCGCGGATGCCGCGCTGCAGGCTCTCCAGCGCGATCTTCTCGACCTCGTCCTTCATGCCGTTGCTGCCCTGGGCGACGCCGCGCATGATGACCTCGACGGTCGGCGACTTGCTCGCGAGCGCCATGATCACCACGACGCCGTCCGC from Trueperaceae bacterium carries:
- a CDS encoding YibE/F family protein yields the protein MRDSQTCPSVPTAPRRLRPARLLLASAWLLLSLLAAVASAQTPNPEFGYLEGRIVELQYTDPAAPTAGGAAVVRLGSGERVNAEVPASVEVAGSAITPYRVGDQVELYYSQGPGGQRTVVVVDWIRRPALFVLVALFLFTSVAVARFKGLRAFVATSASLAIVIAFIVPRILDGWSPILVSLVGAGSILLLSIYFVHGLNWSTTAAIAGTFGAVVVTMVLGVAFMHFARLTGFGTEEAMMISFGASQVSMRGLLLAGLLVGALGALTDTTIVQASVVRELAHVDPELPWLSLYSSGMRVGYDHIGSLVNTLVLAYAGSALPLLVLLTMGDFTLARAVNIELVATEVVHTLVGSIGLVLSVPITTAIAALMFAGGKMALRPGELHAGHKH
- a CDS encoding NUDIX domain-containing protein, giving the protein MTDPSTEPLDVLDAAGVVTGRVKPRAQVHVDGDWHRAIHIWVVRPGGLVLVQRRSWTKDLEGGKLDVSVGGHVRAGEPFVDSLREAKEELGLTLRPGQVEYLGTVVSVREYPGLPVPLTDREHQDVYVTRDERPLDEYRLQLEEVEAVYEVPVARAVTLFRHGEHVAAAGYDSMRRPSNALLYEADLPSQGRELLAESLERVAAYLNGEGASDIAQRPFGAEP